Proteins from a single region of Bdellovibrio bacteriovorus HD100:
- a CDS encoding branched-chain amino acid ABC transporter permease, whose amino-acid sequence MQDFVQHLINGVSLGSIYALIALGYTMVYGILKMINFAHSDVYMVGAFAAYYFARWLGIENNPGFSTLLTLIVITMICCSLLGLVIERLAYRPLRNSPKLNVLITAIGVSLFLQYSGQVVFGADPKVFPEVMKDFVIFSIGIVEVRSFDVTVLGVGIVAMLGLQFLLFKTKMGRAMRAVSANPMVASLMGVNPDRIIAFTFVVGSSLAGIGSVLVGMKYPKIDPLMGMMIGMKAFVAAVLGGIGNVGGAVLGAMIMGLSEEMVVAYLSSTYRDALAFGILIVILIFKPAGLLGKYSVEKV is encoded by the coding sequence ATGCAGGATTTCGTACAGCATTTGATCAACGGAGTGAGCCTTGGATCCATCTACGCATTGATCGCCCTGGGCTACACGATGGTGTACGGAATCCTGAAAATGATCAACTTCGCCCACTCGGATGTTTACATGGTGGGCGCCTTTGCCGCCTACTATTTCGCCCGCTGGCTGGGAATTGAAAACAACCCCGGCTTCAGCACTCTTCTGACCCTGATTGTAATCACGATGATCTGCTGCAGCCTTCTGGGGCTGGTGATTGAACGCCTGGCGTACCGCCCGCTTAGAAACTCACCAAAACTGAACGTCCTGATCACCGCCATTGGTGTCAGCTTGTTTTTGCAGTATTCCGGTCAGGTGGTTTTTGGAGCCGATCCCAAAGTCTTTCCTGAAGTCATGAAAGACTTTGTGATCTTCTCTATCGGCATCGTTGAAGTCCGCTCTTTTGATGTGACGGTTCTGGGTGTGGGCATTGTTGCCATGCTGGGACTGCAGTTCCTGCTGTTCAAAACAAAAATGGGCCGTGCCATGCGGGCGGTGAGCGCCAACCCGATGGTGGCCAGCCTGATGGGTGTGAACCCGGACCGCATTATTGCCTTCACGTTTGTTGTCGGATCCTCTCTGGCCGGAATTGGCAGTGTTCTGGTCGGCATGAAGTATCCCAAGATTGACCCGCTGATGGGCATGATGATCGGCATGAAGGCGTTTGTCGCCGCAGTTCTGGGTGGCATCGGCAACGTCGGTGGTGCGGTCCTGGGTGCGATGATCATGGGCCTTTCCGAAGAAATGGTCGTGGCTTATCTTTCCAGCACCTACCGTGATGCTTTGGCCTTTGGAATTCTGATTGTGATTCTGATCTTTAAGCCGGCAGGTCTGCTGGGTAAATACTCTGTGGAGAAGGTCTGA
- a CDS encoding ABC transporter substrate-binding protein yields MKKLLLALILVLPLISGCTKKENEIVIGEYDSLTGSDATFGLSSNKGVRLALDEINAAGGVKGKKISLVTLDDQGKNEEAASAVTRLITQNNVVAIIGGVASGRSKAAAPIAQSNKVPFVSPASTNPDVTKAGDYVFRVCFIDPFQGMVMAKFAKENLKIKKAAILRDVKNDYSVGLADVFAAEFKKGGGEIVADLSYQAGDIDFKAQLTQIRSKNPEAIYVPGYYTEVGLIAQQARQLGVKVPLMGGDGWDSDKLYEIGKEAINGNYYSNHYTTESTDPAVTEFIKKFKAKYNETPDALAALGYDAAKILVAAIERAPDLSGKAIRDELSKTKDFPGVTGKISLNENRDAVKSAVVIQVDGNNRKFVTTINP; encoded by the coding sequence ATGAAAAAACTCCTCTTGGCTCTGATTTTGGTTCTGCCACTCATCAGCGGCTGCACCAAAAAAGAAAATGAAATTGTTATCGGTGAATATGATTCCCTGACTGGAAGCGATGCCACGTTCGGCCTCAGCTCCAACAAGGGTGTGCGCCTGGCATTGGATGAAATCAACGCCGCGGGCGGGGTCAAAGGCAAAAAAATCAGCCTGGTGACTTTGGACGATCAGGGTAAAAACGAAGAAGCGGCCTCTGCGGTGACCCGTTTGATCACCCAAAACAATGTCGTGGCGATCATCGGTGGCGTTGCCAGCGGCAGATCCAAAGCCGCTGCTCCGATTGCCCAGTCCAACAAAGTTCCCTTTGTCTCCCCGGCTTCCACGAATCCGGATGTGACCAAGGCCGGTGACTATGTCTTCCGCGTCTGCTTCATCGACCCGTTCCAGGGCATGGTGATGGCAAAGTTCGCCAAAGAAAACCTGAAGATCAAAAAAGCTGCGATCCTGCGTGACGTGAAAAATGACTACAGCGTGGGTCTGGCGGATGTGTTCGCGGCAGAGTTCAAAAAAGGTGGCGGTGAGATCGTTGCCGATCTGAGCTATCAGGCCGGTGACATTGACTTCAAAGCCCAGCTGACTCAAATCCGTTCTAAAAATCCGGAAGCGATCTATGTTCCGGGTTATTACACTGAAGTGGGCCTGATTGCCCAGCAAGCCCGCCAACTGGGCGTGAAAGTGCCATTGATGGGTGGCGACGGATGGGATTCTGACAAATTGTACGAGATCGGCAAAGAAGCCATCAACGGCAACTATTACTCCAACCACTACACCACGGAGTCCACCGATCCTGCGGTGACTGAGTTCATTAAAAAATTCAAAGCCAAGTACAATGAAACTCCGGATGCTTTGGCGGCTTTGGGTTACGATGCTGCCAAAATCCTGGTGGCGGCAATTGAACGTGCGCCAGACTTGTCAGGCAAAGCCATTCGTGATGAACTATCCAAGACCAAAGATTTCCCTGGCGTGACCGGGAAAATCAGCCTGAATGAAAACCGCGACGCTGTGAAAAGCGCGGTGGTCATCCAGGTGGACGGCAACAACCGCAAGTTTGTGACGACCATCAACCCATAA